In one window of Pseudoalteromonas espejiana DSM 9414 DNA:
- the leuA gene encoding 2-isopropylmalate synthase, translated as MQDKDKVWIFDTTLRDGEQALKASLTEDDKIQLAHTISRLNVDVMEVGFPVSSPADFRSVQRIATEVKGPIICGLARSVAKDIEACGEALRTAQQSRIHTFIATSPLHLEHKLRMSLDDATAMAVKSIKLARNYTDDVEFSCEDAGRTPHWDLCKIVEQAINAGASTINLPDTVGFVTPDEYAAMIRHLMNNVPNIDKARLSVHCHNDLGLAVANSVAAVQAGARQIECTINGIGERAGNCSLEEVAMIMKMRKDHLNVHTDIKSEEIYRASRQVAKICNMPVQPNKAIVGENAFAHSSGIHQDGVLKAQNTYEIMSPESVGVPNNQLNMTSRSGRHVIEHRLEELGYQKADYDMDSLYESFLALADQKGTVYDYDLEAMIYFNQINDKDEKYQLEFVNSASNSQSVASSTIGMLIDGEAKQEAATGNGPVEASFAAIERLTGMSVEMIEYNLEATGQGASSLGQVNIIAKYDGRPYHGAGIAADVVEASVRAMIRVYNLIYRAQKVSDLKQQRKAG; from the coding sequence ATGCAAGACAAAGATAAAGTATGGATTTTTGATACCACCTTACGTGATGGCGAGCAGGCACTTAAAGCAAGCCTTACAGAAGACGATAAAATTCAGTTAGCGCATACTATTAGCCGCTTGAATGTTGATGTGATGGAAGTGGGTTTTCCGGTTTCAAGCCCTGCTGATTTTCGCTCGGTGCAACGTATAGCAACCGAAGTAAAAGGCCCGATTATTTGTGGTTTAGCACGCTCTGTTGCTAAAGACATTGAAGCCTGTGGCGAAGCACTTCGCACAGCACAGCAAAGCCGTATTCATACTTTTATTGCCACAAGCCCTTTGCACCTTGAACACAAATTACGCATGAGCCTAGATGATGCAACGGCCATGGCGGTTAAATCAATTAAATTAGCACGTAACTACACTGATGATGTTGAGTTTTCGTGTGAAGATGCAGGGCGTACGCCGCATTGGGATTTATGTAAAATTGTTGAGCAGGCAATTAATGCGGGTGCCTCTACTATTAACTTGCCAGATACCGTTGGCTTTGTAACACCAGACGAATACGCTGCAATGATCCGCCACTTAATGAATAACGTGCCAAATATTGATAAAGCACGCTTAAGCGTACATTGTCATAACGATTTAGGTTTAGCTGTAGCTAACTCGGTAGCCGCTGTACAAGCAGGAGCTCGCCAAATTGAATGTACAATAAACGGTATTGGTGAGCGTGCGGGTAACTGCTCGCTTGAAGAAGTGGCGATGATCATGAAAATGCGCAAAGACCACTTAAACGTACATACCGATATTAAAAGCGAAGAAATTTATCGCGCATCTCGCCAAGTGGCAAAAATTTGTAATATGCCGGTACAGCCAAATAAAGCCATTGTGGGCGAAAACGCCTTTGCACATAGCTCGGGCATTCACCAAGATGGCGTATTAAAAGCGCAAAATACGTACGAAATTATGTCGCCAGAAAGCGTAGGTGTGCCAAATAACCAATTAAATATGACCTCGCGTTCGGGTCGTCATGTTATTGAGCACCGTTTAGAAGAGTTAGGTTACCAAAAAGCTGATTACGACATGGACAGCTTATACGAGAGCTTTTTAGCGTTAGCTGATCAAAAAGGCACCGTATACGATTACGACCTTGAAGCCATGATTTACTTTAATCAAATTAACGACAAAGACGAAAAATACCAATTAGAGTTTGTAAACTCAGCGTCTAACTCGCAGTCGGTAGCAAGCTCTACCATTGGGATGTTAATTGATGGCGAAGCAAAACAAGAAGCTGCCACAGGTAATGGCCCTGTTGAAGCCTCGTTTGCGGCAATTGAGCGCTTAACTGGTATGAGCGTTGAAATGATTGAATACAACTTAGAAGCCACTGGCCAAGGCGCAAGCTCGCTTGGTCAAGTAAACAT
- the fabR gene encoding HTH-type transcriptional repressor FabR produces MSGVRAQQKQKTRQALIEAAFNQLSADHSFSNLSLREVAREAGIAPTSFYRHFKDMNELGLTMVDEAGLTLRQLMRQARRRIASGGSVINTSVVTFMEFIDNSSNQFRLLLRERSGTSKAFRAAVAREVKHFILELAHYLESETKCDSIHAYIQAEAMVTLVFNAGAEALDIEGQQRDELIERVIWQLRYITRGAGHYIRETNKEA; encoded by the coding sequence ATGTCGGGTGTTAGAGCGCAACAGAAACAAAAAACACGACAAGCCTTAATTGAGGCGGCATTTAATCAGCTAAGTGCTGATCATAGTTTTTCTAATTTAAGCTTACGCGAAGTTGCCCGTGAAGCAGGCATTGCCCCCACCTCTTTTTATCGCCATTTTAAAGACATGAACGAGCTAGGCTTAACCATGGTCGACGAAGCCGGTTTAACGCTTCGCCAGCTTATGCGCCAAGCCCGCAGACGCATAGCCAGTGGCGGCAGCGTAATAAATACTTCGGTTGTTACCTTTATGGAGTTTATTGATAACTCAAGCAACCAATTTAGATTACTACTGCGCGAGCGTTCTGGCACCTCAAAAGCCTTTAGAGCCGCTGTAGCACGCGAAGTAAAACACTTTATTTTAGAACTTGCGCATTATTTAGAAAGTGAAACCAAGTGCGATTCAATCCACGCTTATATTCAGGCCGAAGCCATGGTTACGCTGGTATTTAATGCCGGTGCTGAAGCACTCGACATTGAAGGCCAGCAACGTGATGAATTAATTGAGCGTGTTATTTGGCAGCTGCGTTATATTACTCGCGGTGCAGGGCATTACATCAGAGAAACAAATAAAGAAGCGTAG
- a CDS encoding acyl-CoA desaturase — MNKPPIIWTNVLFFSLTFLAAVTLVPWYGISYGFTSAHWIAFIGCMFYAGLSITAGYHRLWAHKAYNVHPAIEFIFALGGAFALQNSALHWSSDHRIHHGQVDDPVKDPYAATNGFWYSHIGWMLRDYQGDSYNDYSNCRDLQRNKIVMWQHKHYLKLAIAMNVGLPLVLGLLVGDVWGMLLLAGLLRLVLSQHFTFFINSLAHIWGSRPYTEKNTARDNGFLALFTYGEGYHNFHHIFASDYRNGIKWFHYDPTKWMIRSLAALGLASKLKRTPVERIEKAKAETLMSKTQTRLSKLPLAQDKLTLLQQEYDLLLKKLQNYCSLQKQVLEAKKNNMAKQCEQSALMTQYHELEAAWENQKQAWLALNARLLKASFN, encoded by the coding sequence ATGAATAAACCACCGATTATTTGGACAAACGTCCTATTTTTTAGCCTAACCTTTTTGGCGGCTGTCACACTTGTACCTTGGTACGGCATTAGTTACGGATTTACCAGCGCGCATTGGATTGCATTTATAGGCTGTATGTTTTACGCAGGCCTATCTATCACTGCCGGATACCACAGATTATGGGCGCATAAGGCCTATAACGTTCACCCTGCAATAGAATTTATTTTTGCACTTGGTGGCGCATTTGCTTTGCAAAACAGTGCACTACACTGGAGTAGCGATCACCGTATACACCACGGCCAAGTAGATGACCCAGTAAAAGACCCTTACGCCGCTACCAATGGCTTTTGGTACAGCCACATTGGCTGGATGCTGCGCGATTACCAAGGCGATAGTTATAACGATTACAGTAATTGTCGCGATTTACAACGCAATAAAATTGTTATGTGGCAACATAAACACTACTTAAAGCTTGCTATAGCCATGAATGTAGGTTTACCACTTGTACTTGGTTTATTAGTAGGCGATGTGTGGGGAATGCTTCTACTTGCAGGTTTACTACGTTTAGTATTAAGCCAGCACTTTACCTTTTTTATAAATTCACTGGCGCACATTTGGGGCTCACGTCCATACACTGAAAAAAATACCGCGCGCGATAATGGCTTTTTAGCATTATTTACTTATGGCGAGGGTTACCATAACTTCCACCATATTTTTGCAAGCGACTACCGTAACGGTATTAAGTGGTTTCATTACGACCCAACTAAATGGATGATTCGCTCTTTAGCTGCACTCGGTTTAGCCAGCAAATTAAAGCGCACGCCAGTTGAACGTATAGAAAAAGCCAAAGCCGAAACGCTGATGAGTAAAACGCAAACACGCCTTTCAAAATTGCCTTTAGCGCAAGATAAGCTTACATTATTACAACAAGAGTACGATTTACTGCTGAAAAAACTGCAAAATTACTGTTCATTACAAAAACAAGTGTTAGAAGCTAAAAAAAATAACATGGCAAAGCAGTGTGAACAATCAGCATTAATGACACAATACCATGAGCTGGAAGCCGCCTGGGAAAATCAAAAACAGGCATGGCTAGCACTTAATGCGAGGTTATTAAAAGCCTCTTTTAATTAA